The following coding sequences lie in one Moritella viscosa genomic window:
- a CDS encoding putative uncharacterized phage membrane protein: protein MEELIVFIRQWGQLCLLSLLAAATQMYMSGTRITFFHYFMSVLMAILSAYIADSFCRWLGLDEGLKTGIIGIAAYVAPHLLTGVNALAKAVSKDPKHFLDIIMRNKS, encoded by the coding sequence ATGGAAGAACTGATTGTTTTTATAAGGCAATGGGGGCAACTGTGTTTGTTGTCGTTATTGGCCGCCGCAACACAAATGTATATGTCTGGTACACGAATTACTTTTTTTCATTATTTTATGTCGGTGTTGATGGCGATTTTGTCGGCGTATATTGCAGACAGTTTTTGTCGTTGGCTTGGATTAGATGAAGGGTTGAAAACTGGCATTATTGGTATTGCCGCGTATGTAGCGCCGCATCTTTTAACGGGGGTTAATGCCCTGGCAAAAGCGGTATCAAAAGACCCTAAGCATTTTTTGGATATTATTATGAGGAATAAATCATGA
- a CDS encoding putative terminase subunit — protein sequence MSIVKRNQRKTHASIIGVDWASGPDLSASVTVKQGKVVETESSRAEGIMDEFDFFKAAMDSDLAQLKKFPHIEDKLEYKAKAIENHQYLDYLRRYQAQGTNHQNMVLAWVVIWLVDLGHWKTAFEFLPLLVTQNQRLPGRFSTQDWPTFLIDQLYDEGAKHLSQGRDAVERSHVIQLFTQFIHLLDTHQWRLTELIGGKLYAMTAKLEHSVFNLGNAYTYGVKATALNDKAGVKKMVREIAKTIGKDNDL from the coding sequence ATGAGCATAGTCAAACGAAATCAGCGTAAAACCCATGCCTCTATTATCGGTGTGGACTGGGCAAGTGGTCCAGATCTGTCTGCCTCAGTGACAGTCAAGCAGGGCAAGGTTGTCGAAACCGAATCAAGCCGCGCCGAAGGCATCATGGACGAGTTTGATTTCTTCAAAGCGGCAATGGATTCAGACCTTGCTCAACTTAAAAAGTTTCCACACATCGAAGACAAACTTGAATACAAAGCCAAGGCCATTGAGAACCATCAATACCTGGATTATTTACGCCGCTATCAAGCGCAAGGCACCAACCATCAAAACATGGTGCTGGCTTGGGTGGTGATTTGGCTTGTTGACCTTGGGCACTGGAAAACAGCCTTTGAATTCTTGCCTTTGTTAGTGACGCAAAACCAACGTTTACCAGGGCGCTTTAGTACCCAAGATTGGCCGACCTTTTTAATTGACCAGCTTTATGATGAAGGTGCTAAGCACCTAAGCCAAGGGCGTGATGCCGTGGAGCGTAGCCACGTTATTCAGCTATTTACTCAGTTTATCCATTTGCTCGATACGCACCAATGGCGGTTAACTGAATTGATTGGCGGCAAGCTATACGCCATGACTGCCAAGTTAGAGCACAGCGTATTTAACCTGGGCAATGCGTATACCTACGGAGTGAAAGCAACCGCGTTAAACGACAAAGCGGGCGTTAAAAAAATGGTCAGAGAAATAGCCAAGACCATTGGTAAAGATAACGACCTTTAG
- a CDS encoding terminase, ATPase subunit, translating into MKPRTPRYTPEMIKTARDHYVFGGLTFDEISEVDGMPSARSLRRWADDGSWNELCPSLNAETAIARRIVLLADRDNKSDADYKELDFLTKQQCALNQSRLPSAGITKKYGNAPAAATPQSEQTGERSSKSKKRQKKIKNDVSSITKEMLDTLKDNLLYPHQLHWFEHQDHRSRFILKPRQIGATFYFSFEAFYDAIVNGRNKIFISASRDQAEIFKANIIALCREQFGIELSGSPLTMRNKGKTTTLYFKSTNARTAQSASGDLYIDEVFWIPKFKELRSLAQAMATHKDLRITYFSTPSVTSHEAYDLWNGRWYRKTKACNDPEFAIDVSHKTLKDGLLCDDGIWRQKLNVYDVVKQGFDRIDISILENEYSTEEFNNLFMCKFIDDAHSAFSLKQLMACVGNSKKWTDFDPSWPRPYAMKPVVIGFDPARTRDIASVVVLSLPLGPDDKFRLLESLNLSGNDFETMANEIKELTLKYHVVHIGVDTTGMGLGVFELIQKFFPLAMPIHYNPHNKNKMVIKALNVIGKKRFEFDENSVMVASSFINIRKKVVGDQISYATNRTAATGHADIAWAIMHAMIYEPLSGDSSSTRTSIGLDAA; encoded by the coding sequence ATGAAACCGAGGACTCCCCGATATACACCCGAAATGATTAAAACGGCGCGCGACCATTATGTTTTTGGTGGACTGACGTTTGATGAAATTTCAGAAGTTGACGGTATGCCAAGTGCAAGGTCATTACGACGTTGGGCGGATGATGGCAGCTGGAATGAACTGTGCCCGTCGCTTAATGCCGAGACAGCGATTGCACGGCGTATTGTGTTATTGGCTGATCGCGATAATAAAAGTGACGCGGATTATAAAGAACTCGATTTTCTGACCAAACAACAATGCGCGTTAAATCAGTCACGCTTGCCCAGTGCCGGTATAACGAAGAAATACGGAAATGCGCCAGCAGCTGCTACACCCCAAAGTGAACAGACAGGCGAGCGAAGCAGTAAAAGTAAGAAACGTCAGAAGAAGATCAAGAATGATGTGTCGAGTATCACTAAGGAAATGCTCGATACACTCAAAGACAACCTGCTCTACCCGCACCAATTACACTGGTTTGAACATCAGGATCACCGTAGCCGATTCATATTAAAGCCGCGTCAGATTGGCGCGACTTTCTATTTTTCTTTTGAAGCATTTTATGATGCGATTGTTAATGGCCGTAATAAGATCTTCATTTCTGCATCGCGGGACCAGGCTGAGATATTCAAAGCCAATATTATTGCCTTATGTCGTGAACAGTTTGGTATTGAGCTAAGCGGCTCACCACTGACCATGCGTAACAAAGGTAAAACAACAACACTGTATTTCAAATCAACCAATGCCCGTACTGCACAATCGGCATCTGGTGATTTGTATATTGATGAAGTGTTTTGGATCCCGAAGTTTAAAGAGTTACGCAGTCTTGCCCAGGCAATGGCGACCCATAAAGATTTACGGATCACCTATTTTAGTACGCCATCGGTGACGAGCCATGAAGCCTATGATTTGTGGAATGGTCGCTGGTACCGAAAAACTAAGGCCTGTAATGATCCCGAGTTTGCCATCGATGTTAGCCATAAGACGTTAAAGGATGGCTTGCTTTGTGATGATGGTATTTGGCGTCAAAAACTCAATGTTTACGATGTAGTGAAGCAAGGCTTTGACCGCATTGATATTAGTATTTTGGAAAATGAATATTCCACTGAAGAGTTTAACAACCTCTTTATGTGTAAGTTTATTGATGATGCCCACAGTGCGTTTAGCCTTAAACAACTGATGGCCTGTGTTGGTAACAGCAAAAAATGGACTGACTTTGACCCAAGTTGGCCACGTCCTTATGCCATGAAGCCGGTTGTTATTGGTTTTGACCCTGCCCGAACGCGAGACATTGCATCGGTCGTGGTCTTGAGTTTACCGCTTGGGCCTGATGATAAGTTCCGTTTGTTGGAATCACTGAATCTCAGTGGTAACGATTTTGAAACCATGGCTAATGAAATTAAAGAGCTCACGCTTAAATACCATGTTGTGCATATCGGTGTTGATACAACCGGCATGGGCTTGGGTGTGTTTGAGTTAATACAAAAATTCTTCCCGCTGGCGATGCCAATTCATTACAACCCGCACAACAAAAACAAGATGGTGATTAAAGCGCTTAATGTCATTGGCAAAAAGCGGTTTGAGTTCGATGAGAATTCGGTGATGGTTGCCAGCAGCTTTATTAATATTCGCAAAAAGGTAGTTGGTGACCAGATTAGTTATGCAACCAACCGAACTGCAGCAACAGGCCATGCAGATATTGCCTGGGCAATCATGCACGCCATGATTTACGAACCATTATCTGGTGACAGCTCGAGCACCAGAACGTCAATAGGATTAGATGCCGCATAA
- a CDS encoding major capsid protein, whose translation MKLKTTQVFAAVVSALAVNYGVASVSEQFSVEPSIEQTLYDQVYQSAEFLQRIDTQMVDDLVGSSITAGISGGVTGRAGVETDETKSRSTKDPLGLTDREYRCYAVECDTHITWQRMDMWAKFPDFHSRFRAHVRQAIALDIIKIGWNGTSAAKVTDIATYPMMEDVNIGWFQLVRRDNPANVFADGEQKNGEIRIGAGGDYENLDQAVHDLLQAIPAHKRIGLVTIIGDELLAKEKNKLYAKQAHTPSEKDKIELEQIIETFGGLKAYKVPFFADRGILITSFDNLCHYVQSGSTRTSIENNAKKKRVEDYQSRNDCYYINDLEKIAFFEASSIKLDKVKDPAVDAGDFDADNPAHWVWS comes from the coding sequence ATGAAGCTTAAAACAACACAAGTTTTTGCCGCGGTTGTGTCTGCATTGGCTGTCAATTACGGGGTTGCCTCCGTATCAGAACAGTTCAGTGTCGAGCCGTCGATTGAGCAAACGCTGTATGACCAGGTATATCAAAGTGCAGAGTTCTTACAGCGCATTGATACGCAAATGGTCGATGATTTAGTCGGCAGTTCAATTACGGCGGGTATTAGTGGCGGTGTCACTGGTCGTGCTGGCGTTGAAACGGATGAAACTAAAAGTCGTAGCACCAAAGACCCACTGGGTTTAACTGATCGTGAATATCGTTGTTATGCGGTTGAATGCGATACCCACATTACGTGGCAACGCATGGATATGTGGGCCAAGTTCCCAGACTTCCACAGCCGTTTTCGCGCCCATGTTCGTCAAGCCATTGCACTGGATATCATCAAGATTGGCTGGAACGGTACCAGTGCCGCCAAAGTAACGGATATCGCCACGTACCCAATGATGGAAGATGTGAACATTGGTTGGTTCCAGCTGGTGCGCCGTGACAATCCTGCCAATGTGTTTGCCGATGGTGAACAAAAAAACGGTGAAATTCGTATTGGCGCAGGCGGTGATTATGAAAACCTTGATCAAGCCGTGCATGATTTACTGCAGGCTATCCCAGCCCATAAGCGTATTGGTTTAGTTACCATTATTGGTGATGAGCTGTTAGCCAAAGAAAAGAACAAGCTTTATGCCAAACAAGCGCATACCCCCAGTGAAAAAGACAAGATCGAGCTAGAGCAGATCATTGAAACATTCGGTGGTTTGAAGGCGTATAAGGTCCCGTTCTTTGCTGACCGAGGCATCTTAATAACCTCGTTCGATAACCTTTGTCATTACGTGCAATCAGGTTCAACGCGCACCTCGATTGAAAATAATGCCAAGAAGAAACGTGTCGAAGATTACCAATCACGTAACGATTGTTACTACATTAATGACTTGGAAAAGATCGCCTTCTTTGAAGCTAGCAGCATAAAGCTAGATAAGGTCAAAGACCCAGCCGTTGATGCCGGTGACTTTGATGCGGATAACCCTGCGCATTGGGTTTGGTCTTAG
- a CDS encoding putative uncharacterized phage protein, whose amino-acid sequence MFIPFNKASLSVLLPEKRAEFVFTQPDLFMRFSEITIFYIYDDVIETLDEKWKEKLTLWWGKIDFNTPDLDYDDECYHDRVCEEYNYVDFAIIPDVTSLTEDEIKVTPLAWDNKEIVIHTDFIEALKQAGSVDIWYDRLI is encoded by the coding sequence ATGTTCATTCCTTTTAATAAAGCCAGCCTTTCGGTGTTACTACCAGAAAAAAGAGCTGAGTTCGTCTTTACTCAACCTGATTTATTCATGAGATTTTCAGAAATCACCATTTTTTACATTTACGATGATGTAATCGAGACATTAGATGAAAAATGGAAAGAAAAACTGACATTGTGGTGGGGGAAAATAGACTTTAATACGCCTGATTTAGATTATGATGACGAGTGTTACCATGACCGTGTATGCGAGGAATACAACTATGTTGATTTTGCGATAATACCTGATGTGACATCACTGACAGAAGACGAAATAAAAGTCACACCACTTGCTTGGGATAATAAGGAAATAGTTATCCATACAGACTTCATTGAAGCGCTAAAGCAAGCGGGTTCTGTTGATATTTGGTACGACAGGTTAATCTAA
- a CDS encoding putative uncharacterized phage protein, with protein MSQSKLQRLVQYLVSATYKGRHLARAGEFDSWIEGGRIEYASKRINGTGLLAARFYYSGVISINPCNAPVELIATYVSFWLMTNAEKDDSQDVEFSLDINDDNSADIELTIERFAEDVMLVEDMNGPFELEFQGETKRFDFGEQSLWIAAAFELDAEFVTG; from the coding sequence ATGAGCCAAAGCAAATTACAACGTTTAGTGCAGTACCTGGTATCGGCCACCTACAAGGGACGACATTTAGCCAGGGCTGGTGAGTTTGATAGCTGGATTGAAGGTGGACGTATTGAATACGCCAGTAAACGAATAAACGGAACAGGGTTGCTCGCCGCACGTTTTTATTACAGTGGTGTGATCAGCATTAATCCATGCAACGCCCCTGTTGAATTGATCGCAACTTATGTGAGTTTTTGGTTAATGACAAATGCAGAAAAAGACGACAGCCAAGATGTGGAATTTAGCCTGGATATTAATGATGACAACAGCGCTGACATCGAATTAACAATCGAGCGGTTCGCAGAAGATGTGATGCTTGTTGAAGACATGAACGGGCCGTTTGAATTGGAGTTTCAAGGCGAAACCAAACGTTTTGATTTTGGTGAACAGAGTCTTTGGATTGCAGCTGCATTTGAATTAGATGCTGAGTTTGTAACGGGGTAG
- a CDS encoding capsid scaffolding protein, with protein MAQLRTIPLAIAAMGLTVDGREISEKDIDDIVATYKYKKYGARINLDHECNWSGWAAKNLCNIDIKGGMLGDVIELSTAKNEDGIKVLYAVLSPNASFVQLNQADQAVYFSIEIDRDFMKSGKTYLTGLAVTDYPASTYTDRIHFSQQDKDNTNHTPPDTDLLKVSLGLEETAKPTKSLFKKLFNFNKDDDDMTREELAAAMTDALGEPLLKFSQALEANTQATQDLLAKQNTTTAPTDDVNTDTQEDASSDKPTADFSAIDGKVNGLAEQIAALTKTVNDAIKDPASTTTGGEEEHLGENAKYHNLF; from the coding sequence ATGGCTCAATTACGCACTATTCCACTTGCCATTGCCGCCATGGGGTTAACGGTAGATGGTCGCGAAATATCAGAAAAAGACATCGACGATATTGTTGCTACTTACAAGTATAAAAAGTACGGCGCTCGTATCAATTTAGACCATGAATGTAATTGGTCAGGTTGGGCAGCGAAGAACCTTTGCAACATCGATATTAAAGGTGGAATGTTAGGTGATGTGATTGAACTGAGCACGGCTAAAAATGAAGACGGTATTAAAGTGTTATACGCCGTGCTATCGCCGAACGCATCATTTGTGCAGTTGAACCAAGCTGACCAAGCCGTCTATTTCAGTATCGAAATAGACCGTGATTTTATGAAGTCAGGGAAAACCTATTTAACGGGGCTTGCCGTGACGGATTATCCCGCCAGTACCTACACCGACCGTATTCACTTTAGTCAGCAAGACAAAGACAACACTAATCATACACCTCCAGATACTGACCTATTAAAGGTGTCATTAGGGTTAGAAGAAACGGCCAAACCCACCAAGAGCCTGTTTAAAAAACTCTTTAATTTTAATAAGGATGATGACGACATGACCCGCGAAGAACTTGCAGCCGCAATGACCGACGCGCTCGGTGAACCATTGCTTAAATTTAGCCAAGCGCTCGAAGCCAATACCCAAGCAACGCAAGACTTACTGGCTAAGCAAAATACGACCACAGCACCGACAGATGATGTGAATACCGATACTCAGGAAGATGCCAGTAGTGATAAACCGACGGCTGATTTTTCTGCGATTGATGGCAAAGTTAATGGCTTGGCTGAGCAAATTGCCGCGCTGACTAAAACCGTAAACGATGCAATCAAAGACCCTGCATCAACAACCACTGGTGGTGAAGAAGAACACCTTGGTGAAAATGCCAAATACCACAACCTTTTTTAG
- a CDS encoding putative uncharacterized phage protein, with the protein MRSSGAIIEVSEKDDSYLPSSDWACVPTQPIRMYETFKPEGDYDASECVEFPREGLAKRVVLEAGLQYTYGVNWVPANLTNSKVNRDYLYINCMPEIKCVDLVNSEYSGVDSAGIFGLQKLVLDDSLLSVIPLNQRLIFMMEESTGVLFHKSVVERIMATNPINTTFIPCEHFG; encoded by the coding sequence ATGAGGTCATCAGGTGCAATTATAGAGGTAAGTGAAAAAGATGACAGTTACCTCCCTTCTTCGGATTGGGCCTGTGTTCCTACGCAGCCTATACGGATGTATGAAACATTTAAGCCTGAAGGTGATTATGATGCTTCTGAGTGTGTGGAGTTCCCACGAGAAGGACTCGCTAAGCGCGTCGTTTTAGAGGCTGGATTGCAATATACCTACGGTGTAAATTGGGTGCCTGCAAATTTAACTAATAGTAAGGTGAACCGAGATTACCTTTACATAAACTGCATGCCAGAAATAAAGTGTGTCGACTTGGTTAATTCCGAGTACAGTGGTGTTGATAGTGCTGGTATTTTTGGATTACAAAAATTAGTTTTAGATGATTCACTTTTATCTGTAATACCGTTAAACCAGCGGCTTATATTTATGATGGAAGAGTCGACAGGTGTATTGTTCCATAAGTCAGTGGTCGAGCGTATTATGGCGACAAATCCGATTAATACGACTTTCATTCCATGTGAACATTTTGGGTAA
- a CDS encoding capsid portal protein, producing MNSIKSTTTEPVKDKSIDTFSFGDPEPCLDNHMTEYIGLYADMDGLYSPPVSLSGLVKLLRVNAQHGPILYFKRNMILKWFKPNTVLSQRTFKKFAFDYCWAANAYFQVIKNAFGHVIKLRHLPALSMRYTSTPGVYAQRLSNGKVLRFKKGEVIHLKEYDPNQGIYGIPQYYGGIQSALLNEDATLFRRKYYKNGAHMGFIFSMADPNLSTDDENDLKAAIRDSRGVGNFRSLFINNRSGKADAEKAIKIIPVGDISTKDEFERIKKMTLNDMLSMHRAQEALSGQTSGESPGFGDLDKITRAYYNNEVVPMQQDMLEINEYLPAPLHIKFAEPAYSDLNPRSED from the coding sequence ATGAATTCAATTAAGAGTACGACAACAGAACCGGTGAAAGATAAATCTATCGACACCTTTAGCTTTGGCGACCCTGAGCCGTGTTTAGACAATCACATGACCGAATATATCGGGCTTTATGCTGATATGGACGGGTTATATTCACCGCCTGTGAGTTTATCTGGGCTGGTTAAGTTGCTGCGCGTTAATGCTCAGCATGGGCCTATTTTATATTTTAAACGCAATATGATCTTGAAATGGTTTAAGCCTAATACGGTGTTGAGCCAGCGAACGTTTAAGAAGTTTGCTTTTGATTATTGTTGGGCGGCGAATGCGTATTTTCAGGTTATTAAAAATGCTTTTGGTCATGTGATTAAGCTAAGGCATTTACCTGCGTTATCGATGCGCTATACCTCCACGCCAGGTGTTTATGCCCAGCGCTTAAGTAATGGCAAGGTGCTTCGGTTTAAAAAAGGCGAAGTTATTCACCTAAAAGAATACGACCCTAACCAGGGTATCTATGGTATTCCCCAATATTATGGCGGTATTCAGTCTGCGCTTTTAAACGAAGATGCCACCCTGTTCCGCCGTAAGTATTACAAGAACGGCGCACACATGGGGTTTATCTTCTCGATGGCAGACCCGAACTTGTCTACCGATGATGAGAATGATTTGAAGGCTGCAATCAGAGATTCTCGCGGTGTGGGTAACTTTCGCAGTTTGTTTATTAATAACCGCAGTGGTAAGGCTGATGCCGAGAAAGCAATCAAGATTATTCCGGTGGGTGATATTTCTACCAAGGATGAATTTGAGCGTATTAAGAAGATGACGTTAAACGATATGTTGAGTATGCACCGTGCCCAGGAAGCGTTAAGCGGACAAACGTCGGGGGAAAGTCCGGGCTTTGGTGACCTGGATAAAATCACCCGCGCTTATTACAACAATGAAGTAGTTCCGATGCAGCAGGACATGCTGGAAATTAACGAGTATTTACCTGCCCCGCTGCATATCAAGTTTGCAGAGCCAGCGTATTCCGACTTAAACCCGAGGAGTGAGGATTGA
- a CDS encoding putative head completion protein, with translation MNLAGMPLAQVSNENVANNGFYPELGTAEFITDYAIATEYANNSEQVKRTLVLAILDVNQALAKYRLRHWQQVEQLQEVSLEEINGVNALTLMYQRAVYCRAKAKLLISRLGETHRDQRAAQQVMASDNQEYWLAESDTALRQMMKATNSGVELI, from the coding sequence ATGAATTTAGCGGGTATGCCACTGGCACAAGTAAGCAATGAGAACGTCGCAAACAACGGCTTTTATCCTGAACTGGGCACTGCTGAATTTATCACTGATTACGCGATTGCAACGGAATACGCCAACAACAGCGAGCAGGTTAAACGAACATTAGTACTCGCCATACTCGATGTTAACCAGGCATTAGCAAAATACCGCTTACGTCATTGGCAACAGGTCGAACAATTACAAGAGGTGAGCCTTGAGGAAATTAATGGCGTAAATGCATTAACCCTTATGTACCAACGCGCCGTGTATTGCCGTGCTAAGGCTAAGTTGTTAATCAGTCGGCTAGGTGAAACGCACCGTGACCAACGGGCCGCGCAGCAAGTGATGGCCAGTGACAATCAAGAATACTGGTTAGCAGAAAGTGACACTGCCTTACGTCAAATGATGAAGGCAACAAATTCAGGTGTTGAATTGATATGA
- a CDS encoding putative uncharacterized phage membrane protein → MSWITSLFSFISKPIADLSGSYRERKRIAAEMAASIATAEGNLKLAKLDAEAKRLANQEGNDADYDLQVLKNRRESIMDEIIITVFLGLFIAHFIPQLQSYMANGWQAMGYKGAPWYFEFVIVGIAVSTLGLMRLFRAFWGSKNTKGAG, encoded by the coding sequence ATGAGTTGGATCACTTCGTTGTTTAGTTTTATTTCAAAACCGATTGCAGATTTGTCTGGTAGCTATCGCGAGCGTAAACGGATTGCGGCAGAAATGGCGGCATCGATTGCGACTGCAGAAGGTAACCTTAAGTTGGCTAAGTTGGATGCGGAAGCTAAACGGTTAGCTAACCAGGAAGGTAACGATGCTGATTATGATCTGCAGGTGTTGAAGAACCGGCGCGAATCGATAATGGATGAAATCATTATTACGGTGTTTTTGGGATTGTTCATTGCCCACTTTATACCACAGCTGCAGTCGTATATGGCGAATGGTTGGCAAGCCATGGGCTATAAAGGTGCGCCTTGGTACTTTGAATTTGTGATTGTGGGTATTGCGGTTTCGACACTTGGGTTGATGCGACTGTTTCGGGCGTTCTGGGGAAGTAAAAATACTAAAGGGGCTGGTTAG
- a CDS encoding putative uncharacterized phage protein, protein MAVTISADGLSIVHKGSGGEANATLPDVCLTTVGNAVVPLPYGNAAKSADLADGSETVTADGGNSIAIKGCTFTKSTGDSGGDKKGVASGTIEGEAKFIMFSPTVKIEGKGVCRLSDQLTMNKANTMCMGGIMQDSVSVSSEEEGTYTIDITLTYTDGDPVQNATYTIVDSTGAEFKGNLGKNGQASVSGLAGGQYSIEYGEDSRPFTPNKIVPENPYFNPDVTPTELIADTKRGKIGFWEFGLSRISSAASWSWGVILGDFNDDPSVAQIITNAVITCFPGIDQAADVRDVVANLRKLMDEEERKKTENWTNLALTILGFIPSLGSILKGVGKIIIQKGKEIGPDELFAIMRKLGKGNPEKFLRELKWAQYAKQCAELLSDVLIPCINAFDELASYANRMSATVLENTLKSVGLEFKAINSMAPEMFNKAMGEMDDNLARILAKSQKVYPAKKTHDTKSMSQHSSKNDTTNEKSNKSKGKCWLCNRTIKKSAKKNDKKFCKGTDKPRLGDYAKSGNSKTLAKHILNDGWRAGITAKAPSAKHYKDHHWCDARNQTSGNLQAHHVITSETVNDTKWKNYRSHFEYDIDESKNGVFLPSQTDVACQLGVAVHKGPHASGLDYSTVLFLIQSGKEIPDEISKGLKSSKLTYIAAVKRELRKITDLFKKGGFCGSKPDNKLFFTRMRELSHRGVEHIDNFTWTISGFGQDYREGVSIGCANDTTEGVDKKRAPCKMRSDNQLGQHDLVNAKGVIMTKQLVGNKLEVGK, encoded by the coding sequence ATGGCTGTAACAATAAGTGCGGATGGACTCAGTATCGTTCATAAAGGCTCGGGTGGTGAAGCGAATGCAACGCTACCAGATGTTTGCTTAACAACGGTTGGGAATGCAGTTGTTCCGCTCCCATATGGTAATGCCGCCAAATCAGCTGATTTAGCTGATGGAAGTGAAACGGTCACCGCAGATGGTGGTAACAGTATTGCGATTAAGGGCTGCACATTTACAAAAAGTACGGGTGACTCTGGTGGCGACAAAAAAGGCGTCGCTTCAGGTACAATCGAAGGGGAAGCCAAATTTATTATGTTCTCTCCTACGGTTAAAATTGAAGGCAAAGGTGTATGCCGTCTTTCTGACCAGCTAACAATGAATAAAGCCAATACAATGTGTATGGGTGGTATAATGCAAGACTCAGTGTCTGTCAGTAGTGAAGAGGAAGGAACCTATACTATTGATATTACCCTGACATACACTGATGGAGATCCCGTTCAAAATGCTACTTATACCATAGTTGATAGTACTGGCGCAGAGTTTAAAGGTAATTTGGGTAAGAACGGCCAAGCGAGTGTGAGTGGTCTAGCCGGAGGCCAATATTCGATTGAATATGGAGAAGATTCTCGCCCTTTTACGCCAAATAAAATAGTACCAGAAAATCCATATTTTAATCCCGACGTAACCCCCACAGAACTCATTGCAGATACTAAACGAGGTAAAATTGGTTTTTGGGAATTCGGTTTATCTCGGATATCTAGCGCAGCCTCTTGGTCTTGGGGGGTGATATTAGGTGATTTTAATGATGACCCAAGCGTGGCTCAAATTATTACTAACGCAGTAATAACATGTTTTCCAGGTATAGACCAAGCAGCTGATGTTCGTGACGTTGTAGCTAATCTAAGGAAGTTAATGGATGAAGAGGAAAGAAAGAAAACAGAAAACTGGACTAATTTAGCTTTAACGATACTTGGGTTTATTCCAAGTTTGGGCAGCATCCTGAAAGGTGTTGGCAAAATAATTATCCAAAAGGGTAAAGAAATTGGCCCTGATGAGCTATTTGCAATAATGCGTAAGCTTGGTAAAGGTAATCCTGAAAAGTTCTTGCGAGAATTAAAGTGGGCCCAGTATGCGAAGCAATGCGCAGAATTGCTTTCTGATGTACTCATTCCTTGTATTAATGCTTTCGACGAATTAGCATCGTATGCAAATAGAATGAGTGCTACAGTTTTAGAGAATACTTTAAAATCAGTTGGGTTAGAGTTTAAAGCGATTAACTCTATGGCTCCTGAAATGTTTAATAAAGCAATGGGTGAGATGGATGATAATTTGGCGCGTATTCTAGCTAAATCTCAAAAAGTGTATCCAGCCAAAAAAACACATGATACTAAATCAATGTCTCAGCATAGCAGTAAAAACGACACTACAAATGAGAAAAGTAATAAGTCTAAAGGTAAGTGTTGGTTATGCAATCGCACAATAAAAAAAAGTGCCAAGAAAAACGACAAGAAATTCTGTAAAGGTACCGACAAACCACGTTTAGGTGATTACGCTAAGTCAGGGAATAGTAAGACATTAGCCAAACATATTCTAAATGATGGCTGGAGGGCGGGAATTACTGCTAAAGCACCGTCTGCCAAGCACTATAAAGACCATCATTGGTGTGATGCGCGAAATCAAACATCTGGTAACTTGCAGGCCCATCACGTTATTACCTCCGAAACAGTAAATGATACTAAGTGGAAGAACTATCGAAGTCATTTTGAGTATGACATCGATGAATCGAAAAATGGTGTATTTCTACCATCCCAAACGGATGTAGCCTGTCAACTTGGGGTTGCTGTACATAAAGGCCCTCATGCAAGCGGATTAGATTACAGCACAGTTTTATTCTTGATACAAAGTGGAAAAGAGATCCCTGATGAGATTAGCAAGGGATTGAAGTCGTCGAAACTCACTTATATTGCAGCGGTAAAACGTGAGTTAAGAAAGATTACAGACCTTTTCAAGAAAGGGGGCTTTTGTGGAAGTAAACCGGATAACAAGCTTTTTTTCACTCGAATGAGAGAATTAAGTCATCGAGGCGTTGAGCATATAGATAACTTTACTTGGACAATTTCAGGATTTGGTCAGGATTATCGAGAAGGTGTGAGTATTGGTTGTGCTAACGACACTACCGAAGGGGTCGATAAGAAACGTGCTCCCTGTAAAATGAGAAGTGACAATCAGCTAGGTCAGCATGATTTGGTTAATGCTAAAGGGGTTATCATGACTAAGCAGTTAGTTGGAAATAAATTGGAGGTTGGTAAGTGA